Proteins from a genomic interval of Yarrowia lipolytica chromosome 1E, complete sequence:
- a CDS encoding uncharacterized protein (Compare to YALI0E01144g, similar to KLLA0B04246g Kluyveromyces lactis possible transmembrane segment, similar to Saccharomyces cerevisiae MDM32 (YOR147W); ancestral locus Anc_5.483), which yields MATLHRVSRLCTRRLALPSQRSSWLKLTTLSPRPFLTHPTTLPVTPWYSLRHSFHSTSGVRAELEETSRNVRKSSENLHNAAKELGSKSEGEKTVTDTDSVTDTKPEDKPRWKRPTKEEMLSTATGFYNRMRVRFKWALFRQDRPTNMDDISAFLSWFMVGNIVWIVLGTTTFFSLVLFTMNTVFAQEWIASKIGNIVSRQTGMSVVFEEAIVPHWKGGVIQFRNVFVSRRPGGGHKARKGSQGEAAALAGEKQYGSLSSAPPDDDGNYTQFDLTIETVDVTLSFSKYMSGKGILKEVEVKGIRGVVDRNHLRWKRNQDPRNNRNVHKTGDFEIENFKLEDALVSLHQPGRDKPFNVSVFNMELPQLRKHWLFYDLLSANNLSGSYDNSLFTIHPRQIHGVPSSQLNEDKTWKKVSRLRVDKVNIEHLNRGVQGAFGWIVSGNVDLLADLMLPSDTDDYTMSEMMKDVLERWEHTLMRRGRKSGDPISMPGGSHSDEPLTTSAQAAQAQKYLVLDLRVQLNDVRAAVPLFNTDLNYVNNAMIRPIVAYINSRDTYIPINCRVVKKVDDFAGSWTMYDSGLMDNISEEVYQAFAENVSNDEARHRRMKKVSLWSLQLAAQLLLLSIGTIA from the coding sequence ATGGCAACACTACACAGAGTTTCCAGACTCTGTACTAGACGGCTTGCCTTGCCCTCTCAACGGAGTAGTTGGTTGAAACTTACGACCCTGTCCCCTCGACCCTTTCTTACACACCCTACCACTCTCCCTGTGACACCGTGGTATTCTCTGCGGCATTCGTTTCACTCTACAAGTGGCGTGAGGGCTGAACTGGAGGAAACGTCACGAAACGTGCGCAAGTCCAGTGAGAACCTGCACAATGCTGCAAAGGAGCTGGGCAGCAAGAGCGAGGGCGAAAAGACCGTCACAGATACAGACTCAgtcacagacacaaagccAGAAGACAAGCCAAGATGGAAGAGAcccaccaaggaggaaatgCTGTCGACTGCCACGGGCTTCTACAATCGAATGCGAGTGCGGTTCAAGTGGGCGCTCTTCCGCCAGGACCGACCCACCAACATGGACGACATTTCTGCATTTCTTTCGTGGTTCATGGTCGGTAACATTGTGTGGATCGTGCTGGGtaccaccaccttcttctcgttgGTGCTCTTCACCATGAACACCGTGTTCGCACAGGAATGGATCGCATCCAAGATCGGAAACATTGTCTCACGACAGACCGGCATGTCTGTCGTCTTTGAGGAGGCAATTGTGCCCCATTGGAAGGGTGGCGTCATCCAGTTTCGCAACGTTTTCGTGTCCCGAAGGCCTGGAGGCGGACACAAGGCCCGAAAGGGTAGCCAAGGggaggctgctgccctAGCTGGTGAGAAGCAGTATGGCAGCTTGTCATCGGCTCCGCCGGACGATGACGGCAACTACACACAATTTGACCTGACCATCGAGACAGTGGATGTGACCCTGTCGTTTTCGAAATACATGTCAGGAAAGGGTATcctcaaggaggttgaggttaAGGGAATTCGAGGAGTGGTTGATCGGAACCATCTACGATGGAAACGCAACCAGGACCCTCGAAACAATCGAAACGTACATAAGACCGGCGATTTTGAGATTGAAAACTTCAAGCTCGAAGACGCGCTGGTGTCTCTGCATCAGCCGGGCAGAGACAAGCCCTTCAACGTATCTGTGTTCAACATGGAGTTGCCCCAGCTCCGAAAGCACTGGTTGTTCTACGATCTACTATCTGCCAACAACCTGAGTGGATCGTATGACAACTCCCTGTTCACCATCCACCCTCGGCAGATTCACGGAGTGCCTTCTTCGCAACTCAACGAAGACAAAACCTGGAAGAAGGTATCTCGTCTGAGAGTTGATAAGGTGAACATTGAGCACCTCAACCGAGGAGTTCAGGGCGCGTTCGGCTGGATTGTGTCAGGAAACGTGGACCTTCTGGCCGACCTCATGCTTCCTTCAGATACTGACGACTACACGATGTCTGAAATGATGAAGGACGTACTAGAGAGATGGGAGCATACTCTGATGCGTCGAGGCCGAAAATCAGGTGACCCCATTTCCATGCCAGGTGGAAGCCACTCGGATGAGCCTCTAACAACCTCTGCACAGGCCGCGCAGGCTCAGAAATACCTGGTCCTGGACTTGCGTGTCCAGCTCAACGATGTGCGGGCAGCAGTTCCGCTGTTCAACACTGACCTCAACTACGTCAACAACGCCATGATCCGACCCATTGTGGCGTACATAAACTCTCGAGACACATATATCCCCATTAACTGCCGTGTGGTCAAGAAGGTTGACGACTTTGCTGGCTCGTGGACCATGTACGACTC